The following proteins come from a genomic window of Venturia canescens isolate UGA chromosome 4, ASM1945775v1, whole genome shotgun sequence:
- the Lst8 gene encoding target of rapamycin complex subunit lst8 isoform X2: MAVFSDARTNYREAWIMAVEGSASTNGKVIFVTGGYDHTIKIWQAHTGVCQRTLQHPVSQINALDITPDKNVIAAAGYQNIFMHDLASSNPNTVLNYDGASKNVTSLGFQEEGKWMYTGSEDCSARIWDLRSSTFHVQRIFQVSAPVNCVCLHPNQAELIVGDQSGIIHLWDLRSDHNEQLIPEAEASIQDIAIDPDGTYMAAVNNKGHCYVWALTGGIGEEPTRLNPRHKLSAHKRYALRCKFSPDSTLLTTTSADQTARVWKTTDFSEMQVLKHEAKRWVWDAAFSADSQYIFTASSDGVARLWNVSTGIVEREYQGHQKAVTALAFRDQILPSS; encoded by the exons AGAACTAATTATCGGGAGGCCTGGATCATGGCTGTAGAAGGATCAGCATCAACTAATGGAAAAGTCATATTTGTTACTGGAGGGTACGATCATACCATAAAAATATGGCAAGCTCACACGGGAGTTTGTCAACGCACCCTTCAACATCCTGTTTCG CAAATTAACGCTCTCGATATAACCCCTGACAAGAACGTCATAGCAGCAGCAGGGtatcaaaacatttttatgcACGATTTAGCGTCAAGTAATCCAAACACCGTTCTAAATTATGACGGAGCTTCCAAGAACGTAACCAGTCTCGGTTTTCAG GAAGAAGGTAAATGGATGTACACAGGAAGTGAAGACTGCTCAGCCAGAATCTGGGATCTCAG GTCAAGCACTTTTCACGTGCAACGAATATTTCAAGTTTCTGCTCCAGTGAATTGTGTTTGCCTTCATCCAAATCAGGCAGAACTCATTGTTGGAGATCAAAGTGGAATAATACATTTGTGGGATCTTCGTTCAGATCATAATGAGCAATTG ATACCTGAAGCAGAAGCATCCATTCAAGATATAGCTATTGACCCTGATGGTACTTACATGGCAGCAGTCAATAACAAGGGCCACTGTTACGTATGGGCATTAACCGGAGGAATCGGCGAAGAACCCACTAGGCTCAATCCTCGTCACAAACTTTCGGCGCATAAACGTTATGCTCTCCGTTGCAAATTCAGTCCAGATTCCAC ACTTCTGACAACTACATCAGCCGACCAAACCGCCAGAGTGTGGAAAACTACCGATTTCTCAGAGATGCAAGTGCTAAAGCACGAGGCCAAACGCTGGGTGTGGGATGCTGCTTTCAGCGCTGATTCTCAATATATATTCACGG CATCGTCGGACGGTGTCGCCAGGTTATGGAATGTATCGACAGGTATCGTTGAAAGGGAATATCAGGGACATCAGAAAGCAGTCACGGCTCTGGCTTTTCGAGACCAAATTTTACCTTCTTCATGA
- the Gga gene encoding ADP-ribosylation factor-binding protein GGA1 isoform X1 yields the protein MDVLATSLEALIQRATNSLNEKPDVAAIEAFCTVLGKESKGVQIAGRLLAAYIQSAVEKEALQALTLLDTCMKRCGHTFHAEIGKFRFLNVMIKLVSPKYLGDKTALAVRLKIFQLLSTWVRDYPREVKIRETYEMLKKQGIIKDVPISPVIDDTEIMSKSVTKVRSPIFEDEETTKLLQELLRSKDPFDLKLANKLIKSMVKDDEKRVQLNCQRNMELESIRVNVKLLSEMLESYNSETSSTEDIELMKELYDACERLKPIVTRLAYETHDDDKTVGGIRKIGEVLAANDELTQVVEKYSLVMMPKQGFSSHLNNATTSLLDLSSPIDSIDTTSNANKKSHSTDCTLDILKSDIELLGDVFGPIENTSTIEGRYNSAFPFSDTTIMEPVGILPTSKTKESLNSSGNFDSKTRALDDLNQLGEILLKESLSQSNVISHSPKINANSFSNVISRPLLLKTTSSNAKVCSSINETPSSSSMTADFQPGINGPANITDNNEKQFDLSDLLNHEDDAMLDALCWSSIQNIDSDSQMKNEGQGKEKNENAASSMSNNIDEEIKSLTDIRVTIDSIKPGTIPPLTLMEEKNGITVVLHFAKGSPRADITVIVVTTMSKNSKPLGNYLFQVVISKHCKCRLESPSGTQLPGHNPFLPPSAITQILLIANPQKNPVSLKFMLSYTMDDETFTEMGQVDQLPMT from the exons ATGGATGTCCTTGCTACCAGTCTCGAAGCTCTCATCC AGAGAGCGACCAATTCATTGAATGAGAAACCAGATGTGGCAGCCATAGAAGCATTCTGCACAGTGTTAGGTAAAGAATCTAAGGGGGTTCAAATAGCTGGCAGACTTTTGGCTGCATATATACAATCAGCAGTTGAAAAAGAAGCATTGCAGGCGCTAACT CTACTTGACACTTGCATGAAGAGGTGTGGCCATACCTTTCATGCAGAAATAGGCAAGTTCCGATTTCTCAATGTCATGATCAAACTGGTGTCACCTAAATATCTGGGTGATAAAACAGCATTGGCAGTGCGTCTTAAGATATTCCAACTTTTATCAACTTGGGTCAGAGACTATCCTAGAGAGGTGAAAATCAGAGAAACTTACGAAATGCTCAAGAAACAGGGCATAATAAAG GATGTACCAATCTCACCAGTGATTGATGACACCGAAATAATGAGCAAGTCTGTTACCAAAGTGAGGAGTCCCATTTTTGAAGACGAGGAAACTACAAAATTGCTGCAGGAATTGCTTCGAAGCAAAGATCCTTTTGACCTTAAACTGGCAAATAAATTGATCAAGAGTATGGTGAAAGAT GATGAGAAAAGAGTTCAACTAAACTGCCAGAGAAACATGGAATTGGAATCGATTCGAGTTAATGTAAAACTGTTATCAGAAATGCTTGAATCATATAATTCTGAGACAAGTAGCACAGAGGACATTGAATTAATGAAAGAGCTTTATGATGCCTGCGAACGTCTGAAACCAATCGTCACAAGGCTAGCTTATGAGACTCATGATGATGATAAAACGGTTG GTGGGATTCGGAAAATAGGTGAGGTTTTGGCAGCCAACGACGAATTGACACAGgtagttgaaaaatattcattggtAATGATGCCGAAACAAGGATTTTCATCACATCTGAACAATGCTACCACATCTCTCCTCGATCTGTCTTCACCAATCGATTCGATCGACACGACTTCGAACGCAAACAAAAAAAGTCACTCTACTGATTGCACTCTGGACATACTAAAATCGGATATCGAATTACTCGGTGATGTATTCGGTCCCATAGAAAATACTTCCACCATAGAGGGGCGTTACAACTCTGCATTTCCTTTTTCTGATACAACCATTATGGAACCCGTTGGTATCCTCCCAACTTCGAAAACGAAag AAAGCCTGAATTCGAGTGGTAATTTCGACAGTAAGACGCGGGCTCTAGATGATTTGAATCAACTCGGTGAAATACTGCTAAAAGAAAGTCTTTCACAAAGTAATGTTATTAGTCATTCCCCGAAAATTAATGCAAATTCCTTCAGTAATGTCATCAG TAGACCGCTATTGCTGAAAACTACTTCATCGAACGCTAAAGTTTGTTCATCAATCAACGAAACTCCATCATCGTCTTCAATGACGGCAGATTTTCAACCAGGCATAAATGGTCCCGCTAATATTACTGACAATAACGAAAAACAGTTCGATTTGAGTGATTTGTTGAACCACGAGGATGATGCGATGCTCGACGCGTTGTGTTGGTCTTCTATACAAAATATAGACTCAGACTcacaaatgaaaaacgaagggcagggaaaggagaaaaatgaaaatgccgCCTCTTCAATGTCGAATAATattgatgaagaaataaaGTCTTTAACCGACATTCGCGTCACCATCGACAGCATCAAACCGG GGACAATTCCACCTCTGACCTTGATGGAGGAGAAAAATGGCATCACGGTTGTACTCCATTTTGCGAAAGGTAGTCCACGGGCAGATATTACAGTTATTGTCGTTACAACAATGAGTAAAAACTCCAAACCACTGGGCAATTACTTATTTCAGGTAGTAATATCAAAG CATTGCAAATGTAGACTTGAGTCGCCGTCCGGAACTCAGTTACCAGGGCACAATCCGTTCCTACCTCCATCTGCTATCACGCAGATTCTGTTGATCGCTAATCCACAAAAG AATCCTGTGTCACTGAAATTCATGCTCAGCTACACGATGGACGATGAAACTTTTACCGAAATGGGACAAGTCGACCAATTGCCCATGACCTAA
- the Gga gene encoding ADP-ribosylation factor-binding protein GGA1 isoform X3, with amino-acid sequence MDVLATSLEALIQRATNSLNEKPDVAAIEAFCTVLGKESKGVQIAGRLLAAYIQSAVEKEALQALTLLDTCMKRCGHTFHAEIGKFRFLNVMIKLVSPKYLGDKTALAVRLKIFQLLSTWVRDYPREVKIRETYEMLKKQGIIKDVPISPVIDDTEIMSKSVTKVRSPIFEDEETTKLLQELLRSKDPFDLKLANKLIKSMVKDDEKRVQLNCQRNMELESIRVNVKLLSEMLESYNSETSSTEDIELMKELYDACERLKPIVTRLAYETHDDDKTVGEVLAANDELTQVVEKYSLVMMPKQGFSSHLNNATTSLLDLSSPIDSIDTTSNANKKSHSTDCTLDILKSDIELLGDVFGPIENTSTIEGRYNSAFPFSDTTIMEPVGILPTSKTKESLNSSGNFDSKTRALDDLNQLGEILLKESLSQSNVISHSPKINANSFSNVISRPLLLKTTSSNAKVCSSINETPSSSSMTADFQPGINGPANITDNNEKQFDLSDLLNHEDDAMLDALCWSSIQNIDSDSQMKNEGQGKEKNENAASSMSNNIDEEIKSLTDIRVTIDSIKPGTIPPLTLMEEKNGITVVLHFAKGSPRADITVIVVTTMSKNSKPLGNYLFQVVISKHCKCRLESPSGTQLPGHNPFLPPSAITQILLIANPQKNPVSLKFMLSYTMDDETFTEMGQVDQLPMT; translated from the exons ATGGATGTCCTTGCTACCAGTCTCGAAGCTCTCATCC AGAGAGCGACCAATTCATTGAATGAGAAACCAGATGTGGCAGCCATAGAAGCATTCTGCACAGTGTTAGGTAAAGAATCTAAGGGGGTTCAAATAGCTGGCAGACTTTTGGCTGCATATATACAATCAGCAGTTGAAAAAGAAGCATTGCAGGCGCTAACT CTACTTGACACTTGCATGAAGAGGTGTGGCCATACCTTTCATGCAGAAATAGGCAAGTTCCGATTTCTCAATGTCATGATCAAACTGGTGTCACCTAAATATCTGGGTGATAAAACAGCATTGGCAGTGCGTCTTAAGATATTCCAACTTTTATCAACTTGGGTCAGAGACTATCCTAGAGAGGTGAAAATCAGAGAAACTTACGAAATGCTCAAGAAACAGGGCATAATAAAG GATGTACCAATCTCACCAGTGATTGATGACACCGAAATAATGAGCAAGTCTGTTACCAAAGTGAGGAGTCCCATTTTTGAAGACGAGGAAACTACAAAATTGCTGCAGGAATTGCTTCGAAGCAAAGATCCTTTTGACCTTAAACTGGCAAATAAATTGATCAAGAGTATGGTGAAAGAT GATGAGAAAAGAGTTCAACTAAACTGCCAGAGAAACATGGAATTGGAATCGATTCGAGTTAATGTAAAACTGTTATCAGAAATGCTTGAATCATATAATTCTGAGACAAGTAGCACAGAGGACATTGAATTAATGAAAGAGCTTTATGATGCCTGCGAACGTCTGAAACCAATCGTCACAAGGCTAGCTTATGAGACTCATGATGATGATAAAACGGTTG GTGAGGTTTTGGCAGCCAACGACGAATTGACACAGgtagttgaaaaatattcattggtAATGATGCCGAAACAAGGATTTTCATCACATCTGAACAATGCTACCACATCTCTCCTCGATCTGTCTTCACCAATCGATTCGATCGACACGACTTCGAACGCAAACAAAAAAAGTCACTCTACTGATTGCACTCTGGACATACTAAAATCGGATATCGAATTACTCGGTGATGTATTCGGTCCCATAGAAAATACTTCCACCATAGAGGGGCGTTACAACTCTGCATTTCCTTTTTCTGATACAACCATTATGGAACCCGTTGGTATCCTCCCAACTTCGAAAACGAAag AAAGCCTGAATTCGAGTGGTAATTTCGACAGTAAGACGCGGGCTCTAGATGATTTGAATCAACTCGGTGAAATACTGCTAAAAGAAAGTCTTTCACAAAGTAATGTTATTAGTCATTCCCCGAAAATTAATGCAAATTCCTTCAGTAATGTCATCAG TAGACCGCTATTGCTGAAAACTACTTCATCGAACGCTAAAGTTTGTTCATCAATCAACGAAACTCCATCATCGTCTTCAATGACGGCAGATTTTCAACCAGGCATAAATGGTCCCGCTAATATTACTGACAATAACGAAAAACAGTTCGATTTGAGTGATTTGTTGAACCACGAGGATGATGCGATGCTCGACGCGTTGTGTTGGTCTTCTATACAAAATATAGACTCAGACTcacaaatgaaaaacgaagggcagggaaaggagaaaaatgaaaatgccgCCTCTTCAATGTCGAATAATattgatgaagaaataaaGTCTTTAACCGACATTCGCGTCACCATCGACAGCATCAAACCGG GGACAATTCCACCTCTGACCTTGATGGAGGAGAAAAATGGCATCACGGTTGTACTCCATTTTGCGAAAGGTAGTCCACGGGCAGATATTACAGTTATTGTCGTTACAACAATGAGTAAAAACTCCAAACCACTGGGCAATTACTTATTTCAGGTAGTAATATCAAAG CATTGCAAATGTAGACTTGAGTCGCCGTCCGGAACTCAGTTACCAGGGCACAATCCGTTCCTACCTCCATCTGCTATCACGCAGATTCTGTTGATCGCTAATCCACAAAAG AATCCTGTGTCACTGAAATTCATGCTCAGCTACACGATGGACGATGAAACTTTTACCGAAATGGGACAAGTCGACCAATTGCCCATGACCTAA
- the Gga gene encoding ADP-ribosylation factor-binding protein GGA1 isoform X2: MDVLATSLEALIQRATNSLNEKPDVAAIEAFCTVLGKESKGVQIAGRLLAAYIQSAVEKEALQALTLLDTCMKRCGHTFHAEIGKFRFLNVMIKLVSPKYLGDKTALAVRLKIFQLLSTWVRDYPREVKIRETYEMLKKQGIIKDVPISPVIDDTEIMSKSVTKVRSPIFEDEETTKLLQELLRSKDPFDLKLANKLIKSMVKDDEKRVQLNCQRNMELESIRVNVKLLSEMLESYNSETSSTEDIELMKELYDACERLKPIVTRLAYETHDDDKTVGGIRKIGEVLAANDELTQVVEKYSLVMMPKQGFSSHLNNATTSLLDLSSPIDSIDTTSNANKKSHSTDCTLDILKSDIELLGDVFGPIENTSTIEGRYNSAFPFSDTTIMEPVGILPTSKTKESLNSSGNFDSKTRALDDLNQLGEILLKESLSQSNVISHSPKINANSFSNVIRPLLLKTTSSNAKVCSSINETPSSSSMTADFQPGINGPANITDNNEKQFDLSDLLNHEDDAMLDALCWSSIQNIDSDSQMKNEGQGKEKNENAASSMSNNIDEEIKSLTDIRVTIDSIKPGTIPPLTLMEEKNGITVVLHFAKGSPRADITVIVVTTMSKNSKPLGNYLFQVVISKHCKCRLESPSGTQLPGHNPFLPPSAITQILLIANPQKNPVSLKFMLSYTMDDETFTEMGQVDQLPMT, translated from the exons ATGGATGTCCTTGCTACCAGTCTCGAAGCTCTCATCC AGAGAGCGACCAATTCATTGAATGAGAAACCAGATGTGGCAGCCATAGAAGCATTCTGCACAGTGTTAGGTAAAGAATCTAAGGGGGTTCAAATAGCTGGCAGACTTTTGGCTGCATATATACAATCAGCAGTTGAAAAAGAAGCATTGCAGGCGCTAACT CTACTTGACACTTGCATGAAGAGGTGTGGCCATACCTTTCATGCAGAAATAGGCAAGTTCCGATTTCTCAATGTCATGATCAAACTGGTGTCACCTAAATATCTGGGTGATAAAACAGCATTGGCAGTGCGTCTTAAGATATTCCAACTTTTATCAACTTGGGTCAGAGACTATCCTAGAGAGGTGAAAATCAGAGAAACTTACGAAATGCTCAAGAAACAGGGCATAATAAAG GATGTACCAATCTCACCAGTGATTGATGACACCGAAATAATGAGCAAGTCTGTTACCAAAGTGAGGAGTCCCATTTTTGAAGACGAGGAAACTACAAAATTGCTGCAGGAATTGCTTCGAAGCAAAGATCCTTTTGACCTTAAACTGGCAAATAAATTGATCAAGAGTATGGTGAAAGAT GATGAGAAAAGAGTTCAACTAAACTGCCAGAGAAACATGGAATTGGAATCGATTCGAGTTAATGTAAAACTGTTATCAGAAATGCTTGAATCATATAATTCTGAGACAAGTAGCACAGAGGACATTGAATTAATGAAAGAGCTTTATGATGCCTGCGAACGTCTGAAACCAATCGTCACAAGGCTAGCTTATGAGACTCATGATGATGATAAAACGGTTG GTGGGATTCGGAAAATAGGTGAGGTTTTGGCAGCCAACGACGAATTGACACAGgtagttgaaaaatattcattggtAATGATGCCGAAACAAGGATTTTCATCACATCTGAACAATGCTACCACATCTCTCCTCGATCTGTCTTCACCAATCGATTCGATCGACACGACTTCGAACGCAAACAAAAAAAGTCACTCTACTGATTGCACTCTGGACATACTAAAATCGGATATCGAATTACTCGGTGATGTATTCGGTCCCATAGAAAATACTTCCACCATAGAGGGGCGTTACAACTCTGCATTTCCTTTTTCTGATACAACCATTATGGAACCCGTTGGTATCCTCCCAACTTCGAAAACGAAag AAAGCCTGAATTCGAGTGGTAATTTCGACAGTAAGACGCGGGCTCTAGATGATTTGAATCAACTCGGTGAAATACTGCTAAAAGAAAGTCTTTCACAAAGTAATGTTATTAGTCATTCCCCGAAAATTAATGCAAATTCCTTCAGTAATGTCATCAG ACCGCTATTGCTGAAAACTACTTCATCGAACGCTAAAGTTTGTTCATCAATCAACGAAACTCCATCATCGTCTTCAATGACGGCAGATTTTCAACCAGGCATAAATGGTCCCGCTAATATTACTGACAATAACGAAAAACAGTTCGATTTGAGTGATTTGTTGAACCACGAGGATGATGCGATGCTCGACGCGTTGTGTTGGTCTTCTATACAAAATATAGACTCAGACTcacaaatgaaaaacgaagggcagggaaaggagaaaaatgaaaatgccgCCTCTTCAATGTCGAATAATattgatgaagaaataaaGTCTTTAACCGACATTCGCGTCACCATCGACAGCATCAAACCGG GGACAATTCCACCTCTGACCTTGATGGAGGAGAAAAATGGCATCACGGTTGTACTCCATTTTGCGAAAGGTAGTCCACGGGCAGATATTACAGTTATTGTCGTTACAACAATGAGTAAAAACTCCAAACCACTGGGCAATTACTTATTTCAGGTAGTAATATCAAAG CATTGCAAATGTAGACTTGAGTCGCCGTCCGGAACTCAGTTACCAGGGCACAATCCGTTCCTACCTCCATCTGCTATCACGCAGATTCTGTTGATCGCTAATCCACAAAAG AATCCTGTGTCACTGAAATTCATGCTCAGCTACACGATGGACGATGAAACTTTTACCGAAATGGGACAAGTCGACCAATTGCCCATGACCTAA
- the Lst8 gene encoding target of rapamycin complex subunit lst8 isoform X1, translating into MGWCDWARRTIIIEREIYRTNYREAWIMAVEGSASTNGKVIFVTGGYDHTIKIWQAHTGVCQRTLQHPVSQINALDITPDKNVIAAAGYQNIFMHDLASSNPNTVLNYDGASKNVTSLGFQEEGKWMYTGSEDCSARIWDLRSSTFHVQRIFQVSAPVNCVCLHPNQAELIVGDQSGIIHLWDLRSDHNEQLIPEAEASIQDIAIDPDGTYMAAVNNKGHCYVWALTGGIGEEPTRLNPRHKLSAHKRYALRCKFSPDSTLLTTTSADQTARVWKTTDFSEMQVLKHEAKRWVWDAAFSADSQYIFTASSDGVARLWNVSTGIVEREYQGHQKAVTALAFRDQILPSS; encoded by the exons ATGGGCTGGTGTGATTGGGCGAGGCGAACGATAATAATTGAGAGAGAGATATAC AGAACTAATTATCGGGAGGCCTGGATCATGGCTGTAGAAGGATCAGCATCAACTAATGGAAAAGTCATATTTGTTACTGGAGGGTACGATCATACCATAAAAATATGGCAAGCTCACACGGGAGTTTGTCAACGCACCCTTCAACATCCTGTTTCG CAAATTAACGCTCTCGATATAACCCCTGACAAGAACGTCATAGCAGCAGCAGGGtatcaaaacatttttatgcACGATTTAGCGTCAAGTAATCCAAACACCGTTCTAAATTATGACGGAGCTTCCAAGAACGTAACCAGTCTCGGTTTTCAG GAAGAAGGTAAATGGATGTACACAGGAAGTGAAGACTGCTCAGCCAGAATCTGGGATCTCAG GTCAAGCACTTTTCACGTGCAACGAATATTTCAAGTTTCTGCTCCAGTGAATTGTGTTTGCCTTCATCCAAATCAGGCAGAACTCATTGTTGGAGATCAAAGTGGAATAATACATTTGTGGGATCTTCGTTCAGATCATAATGAGCAATTG ATACCTGAAGCAGAAGCATCCATTCAAGATATAGCTATTGACCCTGATGGTACTTACATGGCAGCAGTCAATAACAAGGGCCACTGTTACGTATGGGCATTAACCGGAGGAATCGGCGAAGAACCCACTAGGCTCAATCCTCGTCACAAACTTTCGGCGCATAAACGTTATGCTCTCCGTTGCAAATTCAGTCCAGATTCCAC ACTTCTGACAACTACATCAGCCGACCAAACCGCCAGAGTGTGGAAAACTACCGATTTCTCAGAGATGCAAGTGCTAAAGCACGAGGCCAAACGCTGGGTGTGGGATGCTGCTTTCAGCGCTGATTCTCAATATATATTCACGG CATCGTCGGACGGTGTCGCCAGGTTATGGAATGTATCGACAGGTATCGTTGAAAGGGAATATCAGGGACATCAGAAAGCAGTCACGGCTCTGGCTTTTCGAGACCAAATTTTACCTTCTTCATGA